The following are encoded together in the Flavobacterium haoranii genome:
- the thrS gene encoding threonine--tRNA ligase, translating into MIKITLPDGSVKEFAQGATPMDVALSISEGLARNVISASFNGTTIETSTPLTTDGSLTLYTWNDDEGKKAFWHSTSHVMAQAIEEKYPNAKLTLGPAIANGFYYDVDFGDEKFTDADFKAIEDRVLEISKEKHDFRMRSVTKAEALDIYKDNEYKTELISNLEDGTITFCDHSNFFDLCRGGHIPNTGIIKAMKILSVAGAYWRGDEKNKQLTRVYGISFPKQKDLTEYLHLLEEAKKRDHRKLGKELELFHFSQKVGQGLPLWLPKGAALRDRLEQFLKKAQKKAGYEQVVTPHIGQKELYVTSGHYAKYGADSFQPIHTPAEGEEFLLKPMNCPHHCEIYNAKPWSYKDLPKRYAEFGTVYRYEQSGELHGLTRVRGFTQDDAHIFCTPDQLDAEFKNVIDLVLYVFGSLGFENFTAQVSVRDLDNPDKYIGSVENWEKAENAIISAAKDKGLNYVIESGEAAFYGPKLDFMVKDALGRSWQLGTIQIDYNLPERFDLTYKGSDNELHRPVMIHRAPFGSMERFVAILLEHTAGNFPIWLMPEQAIILSLSEKYENYAQKVLNLLENHEIRAQIDNRNETIGKKIREAEVQKFPFMLIVGEEEEKNGTISVRRHGDAGKSNQSMTIEEFAQLIQVEIDKTLKQF; encoded by the coding sequence ATGATTAAGATAACATTACCAGACGGTTCGGTTAAAGAGTTTGCACAAGGTGCAACTCCTATGGATGTAGCTTTGAGTATAAGCGAAGGTTTAGCAAGAAATGTAATTTCGGCTTCGTTTAATGGTACAACTATTGAAACTTCTACTCCGTTAACGACCGATGGCTCTCTTACATTATATACTTGGAATGACGACGAAGGTAAAAAAGCTTTTTGGCATTCTACTTCACACGTAATGGCTCAGGCTATTGAAGAAAAATATCCGAATGCTAAATTAACTTTAGGGCCGGCTATTGCGAATGGTTTTTATTACGATGTTGATTTTGGTGATGAAAAATTTACCGATGCAGACTTTAAAGCTATTGAAGATAGAGTTTTAGAAATATCGAAAGAGAAACACGATTTCAGAATGCGTTCGGTTACAAAAGCAGAAGCATTAGATATATATAAGGATAACGAATATAAAACAGAGTTAATTTCGAATTTAGAAGACGGAACGATTACTTTTTGCGATCATTCTAACTTCTTTGATTTATGTCGTGGTGGACATATTCCGAATACAGGAATTATTAAAGCTATGAAAATCCTTTCGGTTGCGGGTGCATACTGGAGAGGTGACGAAAAAAACAAACAGTTAACTCGTGTTTACGGTATTTCATTCCCTAAACAAAAAGATTTGACAGAGTACCTACATTTGTTAGAAGAAGCAAAAAAACGCGATCACAGAAAATTAGGAAAAGAATTAGAATTATTCCATTTTTCTCAAAAAGTAGGTCAAGGTTTACCATTATGGTTGCCAAAAGGAGCTGCTTTACGTGATCGTTTAGAACAATTTTTGAAAAAAGCTCAGAAAAAAGCTGGATACGAACAAGTGGTTACTCCACATATTGGTCAAAAAGAATTATATGTAACTTCGGGGCACTACGCAAAATATGGTGCGGATAGTTTTCAACCCATTCATACGCCAGCGGAAGGAGAAGAATTTTTATTAAAACCAATGAACTGTCCTCACCACTGTGAGATTTACAATGCAAAACCTTGGTCTTATAAAGATTTACCAAAACGTTATGCAGAATTTGGTACAGTTTATAGATATGAGCAATCAGGAGAATTACACGGTTTAACACGTGTAAGAGGCTTTACTCAGGATGATGCACACATTTTCTGTACGCCAGATCAGTTAGACGCTGAGTTTAAAAATGTAATTGACTTAGTATTATATGTATTTGGATCTTTAGGGTTCGAAAACTTTACAGCTCAAGTTTCGGTTAGAGATTTAGACAATCCTGATAAATATATAGGAAGTGTTGAAAACTGGGAAAAAGCAGAAAACGCAATTATTAGTGCTGCAAAAGATAAAGGATTAAATTATGTAATTGAATCTGGTGAAGCTGCTTTTTATGGACCGAAGCTAGACTTTATGGTTAAAGATGCTTTAGGAAGAAGTTGGCAATTAGGAACCATTCAAATAGATTATAACTTACCAGAACGTTTTGATTTAACTTATAAAGGAAGTGATAATGAGTTACATCGTCCTGTGATGATTCACCGTGCCCCTTTTGGAAGTATGGAGCGATTTGTAGCAATTTTGCTAGAACATACAGCAGGTAATTTCCCAATTTGGCTGATGCCAGAGCAAGCTATTATCTTGTCTTTGAGTGAGAAATATGAAAATTATGCTCAAAAAGTTTTAAATTTGCTAGAAAATCACGAAATTCGCGCCCAAATTGACAATAGAAACGAGACTATTGGGAAAAAAATTCGTGAAGCTGAAGTTCAAAAATTCCCATTCATGCTGATTGTAGGTGAAGAAGAAGAGAAAAATGGAACAATTTCAGTAAGACGTCATGGTGATGCTGGAAAATCAAATCAAAGCATGACTATTGAGGAATTTGCACAATTGATTCAAGTAGAAATTGATAAAACATTAAAACAATTTTAA